One window from the genome of Andrena cerasifolii isolate SP2316 chromosome 3, iyAndCera1_principal, whole genome shotgun sequence encodes:
- the LOC143367149 gene encoding LOW QUALITY PROTEIN: uncharacterized protein LOC143367149 (The sequence of the model RefSeq protein was modified relative to this genomic sequence to represent the inferred CDS: substituted 1 base at 1 genomic stop codon) has protein sequence MRLLGIGNKGLNLFCGLMDLAKEFYSNTYYAGLENLYTASKAVFEFSTNLAMDEEKRSTFEKEKSNINLTVSGDGTWKKRGFSSLIGVATLIGKYTNKAIDVAIKCSYCKMCEMWEKKIDDEKEYDEWKRNHQNQCSVNHEGSAGKMEVDGISEMFARSMQRYGAMYTRYIGDGDSKTYKGIVDLNPYDVQVKKLECVLHVKKRMGSRLRAEKKKHKGIGGKGPGKLTDKXINDLTAYYGLAITRHTDSVEEMKNAIWATYHHKCSTDTAPEHDYCPTGAESWCSWRRAEAKGALDNYTHDPPLTELVQQVIKPIYTSLSQHELIERCLGGNTQNNNESFNQLIWHFAPKHIYSGPKTVEVATYLATCIFNDGYQSLLRVLNTMGITIGPEAKSFADSQDVNRVCLGEKRHQEASKAARTARRKANAALQELYEEEEGVLYGPGIGD, from the coding sequence ATGCGTTTATTGGGGATAGGAAATAAAGGCCTGAACCTATTCTGCGGATTGATGGACTTGGCAAAAGAATTCTATAGTAATACATACTATGCCGGTTTAGAAAATCTGTACACTGCCTCAAAAGCTGTTTTCGAATTCAGTACAAACTTGGCGATGGACGAGGAGAAGCGAAGTACCTTTGAGAAGGAGAagtcaaatataaatttaacaGTTTCTGGAGATGGTACTTGGAAGAAGAGAGGATTTTCTTCCCTAATCGGCGTTGCAACATTGATTGGGAAATATACCAATAAAGCAATAGATGTAGCTATAAAATGCTCATATTGTAAGATGTGTGAAATGTGGGAAAAGAAAATTGACGACGAGAAAGAATACGATGAATGGAAAAGGAATCACCAAAACCAGTGTTCAGTGAACCATGAAGGATCTGCCGGGAAGATGGAGGTAGATGGTATTTctgaaatgttcgccagatcgATGCAACGATATGGCGCCATGTATACTCGCTACATTGGCGATGGCGACAGTAAAACGTATAAAGGCATTGTGGATTTGAATCCATATGACGTGCAGGTGAAAAAGTTAGAGTGTGTTTTACACGTTAAAAAAAGGATGGGTTCTCGTTTGAgagcagaaaaaaagaaacataaaggAATAGGGGGAAAAGGTCCGGGAAAATTAACggataagtaaataaatgatTTAACAGCATATTATGGGTTAGCAATTACACGACACACGGATTCAGTGGAGGAAATGAAGAATGCGATTTGGGCAACGTATCACCATAAGTGCTCCACTGATACAGCCCCCGAACATGATTACTGCCCTACCGGAGCCGAAAGCTGGTGTTCGTGGCGCCGCGCTGAAGCAAAAGGCGCCCTCGACAATTACACTCATGATCCACCCCTTACTGAACTCGTACAGCAGGTTATAAAGCCCATTTATACCAGTTTATCCCAACACGAATTGATAGAGCGATGTCTAGGCGGAAACACACAGAACAATAACGAAAGTTTTAATCAGTTAATTTGGCATTTCGCTCCAAAACATATATACTCTGGGCCAAAAACAGTTGAAGTAGCAACATATTTAGCAACTTGCATATTTAACGATGGCTACCAGTCACTGTTAAGAGTATTAAATACGATGGGAATAACAATTGGCCCAGAAGCCAAAAGTTTTGCCGATTCGCAAGACGTGAACAGAGTTTGCCTTGGAGAGAAAAGGCATCAGGAAGCATCAAAAGCAGCTCGAACTGCTCGAAGGAAAGCAAATGCAGCTTTACAAGAATTGTATGAAGAAGAGGAAGGTGTACTCTATGGGCCAGGCATCGGAGACTAA